GCAGGCAGGTGAACACAAGTGGATAAGGATTCTGGCGGGTAGTGAAGTAAACGAGCAGTGGGTTGCTAACAAGAGCAACAAACAGCATACAGCCGACAATGACACCCAGCAGTTGAGCGTAGTTCAGCAATGCATCGACCCCTGACTCTGCCAAGGTTCCCGCGACTAAGCCAAAGATGCCAATCGGCGCCAATCGAATTACCAGTGTGACAATGCGGGTGATAGCAGTGGACAAATCGCTTAACGCTTGGCGGGTGGTATCGCTGGCTTGGCGTAGCGATAAACCAAGGCCAATGGCCCATGCCAGAATAGCGATAAAGTTCGCCTCCATCAGCGCACTAATCGGGTTAGCCACGGCATTTAGTAACAGGTCTCTTAAAACGCTAAAAATATCCCCAGGCGGATTGCCGTCAATTTGCCCCGCATTTAATGAAAGTTCGGTGGGAAAAAGAAAACTTGCCGCCACTGCAATTAACGCAGCGATTAATGTACCTACCACATACAGTATGAGTACGGGGCGAATATGCGTTGGTTGACCTTGCTTGTGTGCGGCGATGGCAGCGGTAACCAGCACAAAGACCAAAATAGGGGCAACCGCTTGCAGTGCGGCAATAAATAGCTGGCCAAGCAGTGCCACATTGCCTGCAATGTCCGGTGTGAAAAGGGCGATGAATACCCCGGCAACAATGCCAATTAAAATCTGCGGGATAAGGCCCAGCCGGAAAAGCGGCTGAAACACGGTGTAGACGGTGGCAATCATTGCGCGACTCTCAGGTAGTAGAAGGGGAAACGTTGCGGCGATAGGCCGTGGACGTGCCTGAAAGGGGCAGTATTCTACCAGCTGTGAGCATGATGCGGCGTAGCGTGCTAAAAACTCTTCAAAGCGCTCACTTAAATGAGTGGTTAGCGATATACTGCGCAAGTCGCTAGGTCTTGCTCTCTGTGACACCTCCAATGTGATCAACTGCTTCTCTCAAAAAGAAAAAGAACCAGGAGTTTATCAATGCGCATTAACGTGTTATTAGCTGCACTGCTGATGCTGTGTAGTTCGTCGCTTGTCATGGCCGCCGACTATTACGTAGATATTACTAATCGTACGGGTTATACCCTCTACTATATGTACGTAAGCCCTGCAGATTCGAAAAGCTGGGAAGAGGATGTGCTCGGCAATGACGTGCTGGTGGATGGTGGTACTCAGCGGGTGACGATTACGGGTTATGACAGTCCTATCTTCGATATTCGTTTAGTCGATGAAGAAGATGATAGCTACACCTTTTGGAATGTAGACGTATCAACTCAAGATCTGCTGGTGACGTTAGATAATTTAGACTAAAAATTTTAACCGGCTTGCCCCTTCCCAACAGCGACCTCGCTGATAATTCTTCGGGATAGGGGCGAGCCGTTTTGTTTCGTGCACGTCGCTATTGCTTAAGCAATAGCCGGTATTTGAGAAACCACTTCGGCATTGGGACGGCGGCTTATCACGCTAGAAGATAATGACTCGGTACGATCAGGACTAAACGTCACTAGATCGGTATAGGCCTGCTCGGTCAGACGAGTTACCTCTGGAGATACACCCCACTTCATCAACATTTCGTCGATATGCCGTTCAGCTGCTTTGAACTGGCCGCAATGACTTAGCAATTTGGCGATGGTGTAATCGCATTCTGGGGTATCAAACATTTCTTCCCTGATCTCTTGAATGGCCAGTTGGAGGCCTTTTCGGGAAATATCGCTTAACTGGTTAGGTTGCATGCCACGACTCCTTGTGAATGCTAACGGTTTCGAATGCTAACGATTACAAATACTGTGCTGTATTAAACTCGGCGTTCTTTTGTACGCCTCCTGTACCTCTTCGAGGCTAATACACTGTTTCGTGAGATTCAATCGCAAAATCGAAATGTTGCAAAAAATTAATTTGAACCAAAGATCCCCGCTTGCTTGGTAGGGGCGCGTAGGGTAATTACTCACCTAGCTGCCCACTTGATAGAGAAATAAATTCATAAAAGTTATACAAGAAATTAAATAATCAGTCATGGCATCATCATGATGCAGGGGCACATCGCCGGATAACTATCTCTAGTTGATGATGCTGACTATCTAGGGGCACTCGAATGGGCATACCAACCTCCGTTTCTGCTAAGCAAACGCCATCCAGTGTTGCAGTGAGGGCTTGGCTTAGGAGGGGTTGGCTTAATAGATCCTGGCTTGACGTTGTTAGAGGATCTTGCGCATTGATCACCCTGATATGATAGTACGATTGGGCAAGGGTAATGTCGGTAGTAAAATGCGGCCAACTCGCTGGCAGACAGGGATAAATTACCAGCCAGCTCGCTTCCCGGCGAATGCCTAAAATACCCTCCATACCGGCTTGATACATCCAGCCGGCGGCGCCGGTATACCATGTCCAGCCTCCTCGACCCACATGGGGTGCCACAGAATACACATCAGCAGCGACCACATAAGGCTCAACGCGATAGCGGGTAGCCGCTTCCGTGGTGGTGGCATGGTTGATGGGGTTAAGCAGTGTAAATAGCTGATGTGCTTTGTCACCTTCACCCAGTTGGGTAAAGGCCAAAATTGCCCACATTGAAGCATGGCTATACTGCCCACCATTTTCGCGCATACCAGGCGGGTAGCCGCTTATATAGCCGGGATCCTGCTTAGGGTGATCAAAGGGAGGCCAAAAAAGCAGCGCTAACTGCTGATCGTGCAGAATGAGTTCGCGCTCCAGCGAGTGCATTGCGAGCGTCGATCGTTCAGGGTCGCTGGCGCCGGAAAGCACCGCCCATGATTGGGCGATGGAATCGATCTGGCATGCATCGCTATGTTTGCTGCCTAGCCAAATGCCGTTGTCGTAAGTCGCTCGACGATACCACTGGCCATCCCAAGCGCTGTTTTCAATTGCTATGCGTAGCGCCTGAGCATGTTCATACCAACGAACAGCGCGTTGAGGATCATCTGAGTGGCAGGCTTGGGCCTCGCGCTGCTCGGCAATTGGCGCAAATTGATGAAGTGTTTTAAGCAGCAACCAGCCTAGCCACACACTCTCTCCCTTGCCCCCAGCACCCACGCGGTTCATACCGTCATTCCAATCCCCGCCGCCTATCAGCGGCAAACCATGTTCACCCAGTTGCGAAAGGGTGATATCCAGTCCGCGTGCGCAGTGTTCAAACAGTGGGGCGGTTTCCAGTGAGGTGGTTGGCTGGAAAAAGTGTTCGTGCTCATGCGGTGACAACAGTGCGCCGTCTAAAAAGCTCACCGGCTCATCAAGCACCGTTATATCGTGGGATGCTGCGATATAACGCGCGCAGGCGTAAGCCAGCCAAACCCGGTCGTCAGAGATGCGCGTGCGCACGCCTTGCCCGGAGTGTGGCAACCACCAGTGCTGTACATCGCCTTCAGGGAATTGGCGTGAAGCCGCCCGTAGCAAATGCTGACGCGTTTTGGCGGGGTTGCTAAACGTCAATGCCATGCAATCTTGCAACTGGTCGCGGAAGCCGTAGGCCCCGCTGGCTTGGTAAAACGCTGAGCGAGCCGTTAAGCGGCAGGCGATAGTTTGGTACAGCAACCAGCCGTTTAGCATGATATCCATCGCTCGATCAGGTGTTTTGACCTGAATGGCATTGAGCTGCGTATTCCAGTGGTCGTGAATGCTGGCAAGCTCAGCATCAATATCAGCATCACGAAAACGGTCAATCAGCCCTGCAGTTTCGTCGTCGGAGCCTCCTTGACCAAGTAACACGATAATGTCGGCTGTTTCGCCTGGGGCTAGCGTCACGCGACGCTGAAGAGCGGCGCAGGGGTCTAGCCCTGCACCTAACGTGCCAGAAAGCGGCGTTTTACAGCGTAACCCAGCCGGTTCGGCCAGGTTTTTGCCATAACCGATAAACTCACTGCGATTGCCAGTCCATTGCGTAGGTGGCTCGCCAATATCGAGAAAAGCCACTCGGCCTGGGAAGTCGGCATTCCATGGATTGGTAACTAACAACGCTCCGCTTTCTGGTGCTTGCGACGTAATAAGGAAGGGAGCTGATGCGCTGCGCGACGAGCCCAAAACCCACTCTGCATAAGCAGTCACAGAGAGTTTACGTGTCCGGTTTGAATGATTAGTCAGTCTCAGCCGTGAGATGCGCAACGGGGCATCCAGGGGCACAAAGTGCAACAGTTCTAAGCTAAGCTCGTCATTCTGATGTTCAAATTGGCTATAGCCAAAGCCATGACGCGCAACGTAGCGACCTGAATCACGTATCGGGCTTGCCGTTGCGGTATAAAGCTCGAACGTCTCTTCATCTCGGACGTAAACAGCATCTCCGCTTGGGTCAATGACGGGGTCATTACTCCACGGTGTCAGCTGGTTTTCTCGGCTGCTGTCTGCCCATAGATAGCCAGCGCCCTCTGCCGATACTTGAAAGCCGAACTGTTGATTGGCAATGACATTAATCCATGGCGCTGGCGTGAAGCTGCCTGCTTCTAGGATAGTGACGTACTCTCGCCCTTGCTTTGCAAACCCGCCCCAACCATTAAAAAACTCAAGTGTTGGCCGCTTAAGTTGGCGAGGAGTATGAGCCTTATCTATCAACGGTCTGGGGAGGGCGCGTTTAGTAATGGCAAGCGGAGGCTTGGCGGTGTTCTGACCAGACAACATAACAGACAGCTGATCGGCAATTGATCCTCGGTGCGCTATCAGCACCACGCGAGCAATTGAGTGAAGCTGAGCGCGTGACTGGGCGCTTGCTAAGTCGGCGCGTAGGGCATAAACCGTTCCCTGGGCATAGCCACTGTGAAGCCGGGGTCTTGCTTGGCTGCTGAGAATCGTGGCTTCAATGGCTTGCTGTAGATCTTGAATATAAGAGGAAGCACGCTCATTGATGATGACGACATCGACTTCGAGACGTTTCATGCGCCAATACTCATGGGCGCGAAGTAATTGATGCAATTGTGGCAAATCGTCAGTGGATTCAATCCGCAGCAATACGATGGGTAAATCACCGGAGATCCCGTGTTGCCATAGCAGTGACTGTTGAGCTGCGCCGCTTTGAATCGTTTTCTGGGGTGCCCTAAAGCGTGCGTCGGGATAGAGCAGTGGGGCAGCCAGCCGCTGAAAGTCTGCGGCCTCCTCTGGCTGAGTGCCCAAATGGCGTAGCTGCACTTGCGCTTGAGTCCAGGCGAGCATTTTTGCTCGCTCAAAGGCGCTAACATCATGATGCTTATCAATGAGATCCATCAGCGCCTCTCGTGAGCCGGCAACAACCGTCCAGTAAGCGATGCGGGCGGCTTTTCCTGGTGCGATTCGCAGGCAGTAGCGCGATGCAAAAATAGGGTCAATAACACTGCCTACCGTGCCTGATAAATGCTGGCCTTCAGAAAGTGCCGTTGCTGTGGAAATACGGTTGCCCCGGCCAATAAATTGCTCGCGGTCGGTTTCATATTGGAAATCTCCCACAGTATCGCCTTCCACGACGGCGAAGTGAGCTGCCCACACTTGCGCTTCGCTGGGGTCCCGCCGCCGACGGGTGGCGATTAGCGCATTGAATGCTGGAAGGTATTCAGTAACCACGAACATTTTGGCAAAGCTAGGATGGGCGTTGTCGGTACTCGGCGTGGTGAGTACTAATTCTGCATAAGCCGTAACATCAATATCGCAGGTTTGGCGTCCATTGTTGGTCAGTGTTAGCAAGCGTACTTCGCTGTCATCTTCCCCAGACACCAGGATGTCTAAGTGACTGGCAATAGATTCGTGCCGATGGTCATAGCGAGCATAATCTTCAGCAAATAACACGTGATTGTCGTCGTTATTCGTGCCGGTATGTGATTCCAGTGATTGTCCTGTTGCACTCCAAACGCTTGGACGTCGCGTATCGCGGAGAAAAATAACGCTTCCCCAGTGATCGCGTGTGGTATCTGGTTGCCAGCGAGTGATGGCAAGGTTGTGCCATCGGCTGTAGCCGCCACCTGTTGCGGTCAACATGACAGAGTAGTTGCCGTTTGAGAGCAGGTGAGTCACCGGAGGTCCGTTGACGCCGGTTGATAGACGGCGCACGGTTTGTGCTTCGTTGATGGTTTGGCTAGCGGTTGATTTCACCTCTTCGGCACGGGGATAAGCAATAGCCACATCCCGTGGAATCCGCTCTTGAAGCAATAGCTCGCTCGCCTGAATCATCGGTTCGCGGTGGAAGCGTTGTCGCATCTGCCCATGATGGAGCGTATTAGCGATGGCGACGATGGTCATGCCTTGGTGGTGCGCCATATAGCTGCGCACAATCACCAGCTTGGCGCCTTTGGGGAGCCGTGAGCGGGTCAGGTCTAGCGCTTCGTAGTAGCCATAGCGTCCTAGCGCGCCCATTTCTGCAAGGCGGCGATAATTTTTGAAGGCCCCCTCCGGGTCGATCATTGCCGCCAGCCCCGTTGCGTACGGCGCGACCACTAAATCGGCCGATAGACCACGCTTCAGCCCTAATCCAGGCACCCCAAAATTGGAATATTGATAAGTATGCTCTATGTCCCGTGCGTTATACCCCGACTCAGAAATACCCCATGGGGCTGAAAACTGGGCGGCGTATGTTTCCTGACGTTTAACTATCAGGCGGTTAGTTTGCTCCAAGAGACTGCCAGCGGGAGCGCGCATTATCAGCGACGGCATCAGGTATTCAAACATGGAGCCTGACCAGGAGATCATTGCCGCACCCTCTTTTAAGGGGGTGGCAGCGCGCCCAAGTCGGAACCAGTGACGGGTGGCTACATCGCCTTTGGCAATGGCAAACAGGCTGGCCAGCCGTGCCTCTGAAGCCAGCAGGTCATAACAACTGATGTCCAAACTGACGTCATCTAGCGAGAAGCCAATCGACAGTAACTGCCGCTCAGGGTTGAGAAGAAACGCAAAATCCATGCTGAGGGCAAGCCGTCGCGCTTTACTGGCCAGTTGCTGGAGCCGCTTTACATGTGTGCCGTTGGCGATTGTGTTGTTTGTGTGGTCACCGCTATGCTGTGCAGCCGTTTTGTGTAGTGCTGCCACCCAAAAAAGCACATCTTTATCATCGTCACTAGCGAGATGCTCATTGAAAAGGTCGCCAGCGATACTAAGTGCTTTTTTGGTTTGCTTGGTGAGGGCTGCCAAGTCTAATGATGACGTTTTATTTGCGCTTACGAGAGTGGCGACTTTCTCAAGCTGGTCAGTGAGCGGTTTAGTGGGCAGAGATTTTTCTATTGATTGAGAAGCGCGATTAAGTTCTTCAAATTCAGGTACCTCAAATTTAAGCTCTTCACATTTAAGTGCTTCGAACGCCAATGCCAATGTATCGGCTATTGCTTGGCGAGGGTCAGGTGAAAACGTTGTGTCCTGCCAGGTTTCCAAGGCGTTGGCGAGGGTAATGAGGTGACCAGCAAGGTTGCCGCTATCGACAGTAGACACATACCTGGGGTTTAGCGGACGTAGATCATCGATTGCATACCAGTTAAAGAAGTGACCACGATAGCGGGGCAGGGTATGCATAACGGCAAGTGTTGTTTCTATACGGCTTAGCGCGTTGGGGTTACCGATCCAACCAAAATCACGCGCTGCAAGTATCGACAGCAGGTATAGACCCATATTGGTTGGTGACGTTCGCTGGGCGATAACCGGCCGAGGCTCTTCCTGAAAATTGTCCGGCGGCAGTAGATTGGTCGATGTAGTTACAAAGGTTTCAAAGTAGCGCCAGGTTCTATGCGCAATAAGCCGAAGCTCAAGGGCGGTTTCTTCTGCTATGAGAGGTTGGGTCGCAATACTAGCCGTACTACTTAGCCAAGTTGCCAGCACAGGTGCTGCTATCCATAGTAGTGCGATCGGCAAGACCACTAGCCAAACACTACTGTTAAACCATAACGCACTGAAGGCAATGGCTACGCCAAGTAACGTACCGGGTGCCATATGCCGATAAAATCCCCAAACGGTCAGGTGCGGGCATTTCATCGTCTGGGCCGACGATGTCCACTCTAGTAAATGGCGGCGAGTTATAAAAACGCGTGTCAGGGTGCTAGCAATGGCATCTAGCATCCGCCACGCTTGGTCGGGGAGAAACATTACTTGCAGTAAAATTTGTTTCAATCCCAGCGTCAGTTCATCCCTCCATTGTTGGAAGTGGTAACGAAGGTTGACGCCTGCGCGCAGCGGAGCGAACGACGTTATTAACGACAGTAAGACCGGTATGCTAATGACCATAATAACCATTAAGCTACTGACAATGGCCATCATGACAGGCAGTTGCCAGCTCACCGCAAGGCAGGCTAACAGTAACGGGGGGAGCAGTGATCGGCGTAAATTGCCGAGTATTTTCAAGCGCCCTGAAGGCGGTAACGAGGCTGTTAATAGCCAAGGGAGTAACTGCCAATCTCCTCGCACCCAGCGATGTTGGCGTTTGGCCACCACATCATAACGGTCTGGAAAGTCTTCTATGACTTCAATATCTGATGCCAGTCCTGCTCGGGCAAAAATGCCCTCAAACATATCGTGGCTTAGCAGGCTGTTTTCAGCGATACGGCCCTCTAGTGATGCTTCAAAGGCATCAATATTATAAATACCTTTCCCTGCAAACGAGCCATCACCCACTAGGTCTTGATAAAGATCTGAAATGGCGGCGGCATAAGGATCAATGCCGCCTGGAGAAGAGCACAGCTGTTGATAAATAGAGCCTCTTTCGCCTGTAGGCATCGATTGAGTGACGCGCGGTTGCAAAATTGCATAGCCTTCCACTACCCGCCGTTGCTGCGTATCAAATCGAGGGTGGTTTAACGGGTGGGCTATTTTGCCAACCAGTTTGCTGGCGGCTCCTCTTGGCAGGCGTGTATCGGCGTCCAAGGTAAGAATATAGTGCACATTTCTTGGCAGAGAAGGTGGGTACCTGAAGGTCGTGTTCGTCGCGCCACGTAACAGTTTATTGAGCTCATGAAGCTTGCCCCGTTTGCGCTCCCATCCCATCCAGCATTGTTCGCCTGCGTTGTAGACGCGGTTGCGGTGCAGTAAAAAGAAGCGCTTTTCATGGCTAGCAGGACAGTAGCGTTTGTTTAATTCCTCAATGCGTTTTTCACAAATGCTTAACAGTGCCTCATCGGTGGCTAGTTCTGCCTGCTGGGCATCAACACCATCTGTTAAGAGTGCATAGCTAATAGCACCGCCATCACTACCCAGGTGGTGCACCTCAAGCCGATCAAGCTGTTCTTGTAAGTCAGCTTCATTGGTCAATAGCGTTGGCATTGCCACCAGCGTACGAAGAGAGGGGGGAACACCTTTGGAAAGATCTAGGCTAGGCAGTGGCTGAGCGCCGATATTATAAATAACGAAACGATTGACGATAGACGTAGCGAACTCAATCGTGGGCAGTACGCCCAGGGCTGCCAATAACAATAACCAAAGTGACGACACCTCGCCTGAATGCGTTGATAACAGCAACCACCCGGCCAATACCATCAAAGCGACGGTAGTCGCTGTCAGCATTATGACGTAGCCATTGATGCCATTTTTCAACAGCAGCTGGCGAAATCGCCGTTTCAATGGCGGGCGAAAGTT
This genomic window from Halomonas sp. TD01 contains:
- the sstT gene encoding serine/threonine transporter SstT, with amino-acid sequence MIATVYTVFQPLFRLGLIPQILIGIVAGVFIALFTPDIAGNVALLGQLFIAALQAVAPILVFVLVTAAIAAHKQGQPTHIRPVLILYVVGTLIAALIAVAASFLFPTELSLNAGQIDGNPPGDIFSVLRDLLLNAVANPISALMEANFIAILAWAIGLGLSLRQASDTTRQALSDLSTAITRIVTLVIRLAPIGIFGLVAGTLAESGVDALLNYAQLLGVIVGCMLFVALVSNPLLVYFTTRQNPYPLVFTCLRGSAITAFFTRSSAANIPVNLELCRRLKLDADTYAISIPLGATINMCGAAITITVITLATTHTLGITVDFPTALLLCVVSALAACGVSGVAGGSLMLIPMAANLFGIPTEVAMQAVAIGFVISVVQDATETALNSSTDVLFTAAACRAQQPSGSDHTL
- a CDS encoding GH36-type glycosyl hydrolase domain-containing protein; protein product: MTLFFQTPLFRRVRQHKASMALWSSSAPVREELFSTERLEQHAGSLALAQVVTASPPKVASLTRRLNDNARVLLAAYRACAVTLAEGRDVVPAAAWLLDNYHLIEAQIREIRGDLPPGYYRQLPKLAEGPFAGYPRVFGIAWAFIAHTDSNIELANLRTFIKAYQRVQPLTIGELWAVAITLRIVLVENLRRLADQIIIEQTARDAADTLAAKWIATENDSPTRNDASNHHSTYSDSVNNESANSVSTNNCSMDDGSIDHQFPSFTSQKTPLSAPFIAQLAKRLRGVNPHTNALACWLFEQLNRQGESIDDVVQSTQQRQGAANVTVRNIITSMRFISSTDWAELFESVSLVDVKLREHSRFAQYDFSTRNQYRIAVEELARGSAYTELEIVDHTLTLSREALPLTDDVHEAARVEDPGYFLVAAGRDTLEKRLNFRPPLKRRFRQLLLKNGINGYVIMLTATTVALMVLAGWLLLSTHSGEVSSLWLLLLAALGVLPTIEFATSIVNRFVIYNIGAQPLPSLDLSKGVPPSLRTLVAMPTLLTNEADLQEQLDRLEVHHLGSDGGAISYALLTDGVDAQQAELATDEALLSICEKRIEELNKRYCPASHEKRFFLLHRNRVYNAGEQCWMGWERKRGKLHELNKLLRGATNTTFRYPPSLPRNVHYILTLDADTRLPRGAASKLVGKIAHPLNHPRFDTQQRRVVEGYAILQPRVTQSMPTGERGSIYQQLCSSPGGIDPYAAAISDLYQDLVGDGSFAGKGIYNIDAFEASLEGRIAENSLLSHDMFEGIFARAGLASDIEVIEDFPDRYDVVAKRQHRWVRGDWQLLPWLLTASLPPSGRLKILGNLRRSLLPPLLLACLAVSWQLPVMMAIVSSLMVIMVISIPVLLSLITSFAPLRAGVNLRYHFQQWRDELTLGLKQILLQVMFLPDQAWRMLDAIASTLTRVFITRRHLLEWTSSAQTMKCPHLTVWGFYRHMAPGTLLGVAIAFSALWFNSSVWLVVLPIALLWIAAPVLATWLSSTASIATQPLIAEETALELRLIAHRTWRYFETFVTTSTNLLPPDNFQEEPRPVIAQRTSPTNMGLYLLSILAARDFGWIGNPNALSRIETTLAVMHTLPRYRGHFFNWYAIDDLRPLNPRYVSTVDSGNLAGHLITLANALETWQDTTFSPDPRQAIADTLALAFEALKCEELKFEVPEFEELNRASQSIEKSLPTKPLTDQLEKVATLVSANKTSSLDLAALTKQTKKALSIAGDLFNEHLASDDDKDVLFWVAALHKTAAQHSGDHTNNTIANGTHVKRLQQLASKARRLALSMDFAFLLNPERQLLSIGFSLDDVSLDISCYDLLASEARLASLFAIAKGDVATRHWFRLGRAATPLKEGAAMISWSGSMFEYLMPSLIMRAPAGSLLEQTNRLIVKRQETYAAQFSAPWGISESGYNARDIEHTYQYSNFGVPGLGLKRGLSADLVVAPYATGLAAMIDPEGAFKNYRRLAEMGALGRYGYYEALDLTRSRLPKGAKLVIVRSYMAHHQGMTIVAIANTLHHGQMRQRFHREPMIQASELLLQERIPRDVAIAYPRAEEVKSTASQTINEAQTVRRLSTGVNGPPVTHLLSNGNYSVMLTATGGGYSRWHNLAITRWQPDTTRDHWGSVIFLRDTRRPSVWSATGQSLESHTGTNNDDNHVLFAEDYARYDHRHESIASHLDILVSGEDDSEVRLLTLTNNGRQTCDIDVTAYAELVLTTPSTDNAHPSFAKMFVVTEYLPAFNALIATRRRRDPSEAQVWAAHFAVVEGDTVGDFQYETDREQFIGRGNRISTATALSEGQHLSGTVGSVIDPIFASRYCLRIAPGKAARIAYWTVVAGSREALMDLIDKHHDVSAFERAKMLAWTQAQVQLRHLGTQPEEAADFQRLAAPLLYPDARFRAPQKTIQSGAAQQSLLWQHGISGDLPIVLLRIESTDDLPQLHQLLRAHEYWRMKRLEVDVVIINERASSYIQDLQQAIEATILSSQARPRLHSGYAQGTVYALRADLASAQSRAQLHSIARVVLIAHRGSIADQLSVMLSGQNTAKPPLAITKRALPRPLIDKAHTPRQLKRPTLEFFNGWGGFAKQGREYVTILEAGSFTPAPWINVIANQQFGFQVSAEGAGYLWADSSRENQLTPWSNDPVIDPSGDAVYVRDEETFELYTATASPIRDSGRYVARHGFGYSQFEHQNDELSLELLHFVPLDAPLRISRLRLTNHSNRTRKLSVTAYAEWVLGSSRSASAPFLITSQAPESGALLVTNPWNADFPGRVAFLDIGEPPTQWTGNRSEFIGYGKNLAEPAGLRCKTPLSGTLGAGLDPCAALQRRVTLAPGETADIIVLLGQGGSDDETAGLIDRFRDADIDAELASIHDHWNTQLNAIQVKTPDRAMDIMLNGWLLYQTIACRLTARSAFYQASGAYGFRDQLQDCMALTFSNPAKTRQHLLRAASRQFPEGDVQHWWLPHSGQGVRTRISDDRVWLAYACARYIAASHDITVLDEPVSFLDGALLSPHEHEHFFQPTTSLETAPLFEHCARGLDITLSQLGEHGLPLIGGGDWNDGMNRVGAGGKGESVWLGWLLLKTLHQFAPIAEQREAQACHSDDPQRAVRWYEHAQALRIAIENSAWDGQWYRRATYDNGIWLGSKHSDACQIDSIAQSWAVLSGASDPERSTLAMHSLERELILHDQQLALLFWPPFDHPKQDPGYISGYPPGMRENGGQYSHASMWAILAFTQLGEGDKAHQLFTLLNPINHATTTEAATRYRVEPYVVAADVYSVAPHVGRGGWTWYTGAAGWMYQAGMEGILGIRREASWLVIYPCLPASWPHFTTDITLAQSYYHIRVINAQDPLTTSSQDLLSQPLLSQALTATLDGVCLAETEVGMPIRVPLDSQHHQLEIVIRRCAPAS